A part of Fundulus heteroclitus isolate FHET01 chromosome 23, MU-UCD_Fhet_4.1, whole genome shotgun sequence genomic DNA contains:
- the tbc1d2 gene encoding TBC1 domain family member 2A isoform X2, translating to MLYWLQQLQVRRWHHQQNSTCSQQANNNNNMTDHFLPVLKSPVGLVGQEAAIAPTQRTPLASMSIKHPLIQIQNSVHSLRKRTSQDSSQTLFYSDVLPWIGSSEPTENSATTDSRERPAEAPPPPEPAGDPAAQARGAESGGSAAAADGRSRRTGGASTMPASRRDTSSSSERAARLQQEKQMLVEEVRAQKELVWILHKALEAAQLEKRTCAEFVAVADEQQRLELLRHRERQAADLRGRLEESRVEAESLRRSLADRDARLAEQQDDIRLLTEKNAAKQQVIIKLSDHMTSCLADPRQSDSPGSVQNPQNQQQLQQQIENLKDDMEAYKTQNKFLNSEIYQLTKLWRKSSEQERSLMVKCAYLEATNCQMESRYLGVLRKLQEAKSLAPEQQEAVQKMIEEALRGELKSIMKLSSDREYDEYGFKIMSDYEVEDMKLLAKIQALEIRSHNLLHQDRAERPLLGRWAQYLAGRSEDDLCPSPELKALLRGGVPREYRQRVWRWLVRTRTRTLWEHHPQRYQQLCEKSRTSPHPASRQIQLDLHRTLTTNQNFSSPSSPALQQLRRILLAFSWQNPAVGYCQGLNRLAAIALLVLQNEEDAFWCLVAVVEVIMPQDYYTKDLVASQADQRVLKDFMAEKLPRLAAHFEAHSIDVSLITFNWFLVVFVESLPSDMLLPVWDAFLYEGTKVIFRYALALFKYKEEDLLKIQDGVEIYQYLRFFTKTISDSRKLTSIAFNDMNPFPRRLLRNRRALHLERLQGELRELEEQQKEFVTENAERKDKELEMVSEDDDEP from the exons ATGCTCTActggctgcagcagctgcaggtgaGGCGCTGGCACCACCAACAGAACTCCACCTGTTCACAGCaagccaacaacaacaacaacatgacAG ATCACTTCCTGCCGGTCCTAAAGAGTCCCGTGGGTCTGGTGGGGCAGGAGGCGGCCATCGCTCCGACTCAGCGCACGCCACTCGCCAGCATGTCCATCAAACACCCGCTCATCCAGATCCA GAACTCGGTCCATAGTCTGAGGAAGAGAACCTCTCAGGACTCCAGTCAGACCCTGTTCTACTCAGACGTTCTGCCATGGATCGGTTCCTCTGAGCCGACAGAGAACAGCGCCACCACAG ACTCCAGAGAACGTCCCGCTGAGGCCCCGCCCCCCCCTGAGCCCGCGGGCGACCCGGCGGCCCAGGCGCGCGGCGCAGAGAGCGGCGGGTCTGCGGCGGCGGCAGACGGCCGCAGCAGGAGGACCGGCGGCGCGTCCACCATGCCGGCGTCTCGCAGGGACACGTCTTCGTCCTCGGAGCGAGCGGCGCGGCTGCAGCAGGAGAAGCAGatgttggtggaggaggtcagaGCTCAGAAG GAGCTGGTCTGGATCCTCCACAAAGCCCTGGAGGCGGCGCAGCTGGAGAAGAGGACCTGCGCAGAGTTTGTGGCGGTGGCGGACGAGCAGCAGCGCCTGGAGCTGCTGCGGCACCGCGAGCGGCAGGCGGCGGACCTGCGGGGCCGGCTGGAGGAGTCCAGGGTGGAGGCGGAGTCTCTGAGGCGGAGCCTGGCCGACAGAGACGCCCGGCTGGCTGAGCAGCAGGACGACATCCGGCTGCTGACGGAGAAGAACGCGGCCAAGCAGCAG GTGATCATCAAGCTCTCTGATCACATGACCTCCTGCCTGGCCGACCCACGGCAGTCCGACTCCCCTGGAAGCGTCCAGAACcctcagaaccagcagcagcttcagcagcagaTCGAGAACCTCAAG GACGACATGGAGGCGTATAAAACCCAGAACAAGTTCCTGAACTCAGAGATCTACCAGCTGACCAAGCTGTGGAGGAAGAGCTCGgagcaggagaggagcctgatggtGAAG tgTGCGTACCTGGAGGCCACTAACTGCCAGATGGAGAGCCGGTACCTGGGCGTCCTGCGGAAGCTGCAGGAGGCCAAATCTCTGGCTCCGGAGCAGCAGGAGGCCGTGCAGAAGATGATTGAGGAGGCTCTGAGAGGAGAGCTGAAGAGCATCATGAAGCTCAGCTCAGACAG GGAGTACGACGAGTACGGCTTTAAGATCATGTCTGACTACGAGGTGGAGGACATGAAGCTGCTGGCCAAGATCCAGGCGCTGGAGATCCGATCCCACAACCTTCTGCACCAG GATAGAGcggagcgccccctgctgggccGCTGGGCGCAGTACCTGGCCGGCCGCTCCGAGGACGACCTGTGTCCCTCTCCTGAGCTCAAAGCTTTGCTGCGCGGCGGCGTGCCTCGGGAATACCGGCAAAGAGTGTGGCGCTGGCTGgtccggaccagaaccagaaccctgtGGGAGCACCATCCTCAGCGGTATCAGCAG CTGTGCGAGAAGAGCCGGACTTCGCCCCACCCAGCTTCCAGGCAGATCCAACTGGACCTCCACAGAACCCTGACAACCAATCAGAACTTCTCCTCACCGTCCAGCCCCGCCCTCCAGCAGCTGCGCCGCATCCTGTTGGCCTTCTCCTGGCAGAACCCGGCGGTCGGGTACTGCCAGGGACTAAACAG GTTAGCGGCCATCGCTCTGCTTGTCCTGCAGAACGAAGAGGACGCCTTCTGGTGTCTGGTGGCTGTGGTGGAGGTCATCATGCCTCAGGACTACTACACCAAGGACCTGGTGGCCTCTCAG GCTGATCAGCGGGTGCTAAAGGACTTCATGGCAGAGAAGCTTCCCCGCCTGGCGGCTCACTTTGAGGCTCACAGCATCGACGTCTCGCTGATCACCTTCAACTGGTTCCTGGTGGTCTTTGTGGAGAGTCTGCCCAGTGACATGCTGCTGCCGGTGTGGGACGCCTTCCTGTACGAGGGCACCAAG GTGATCTTCAGGTATGCTCTGGCTCTCTTCAAATACAAAGAAGAAGACCTGCTGAAGATCCAAGATGGTGTGGAGATCTACCAGTACCTGCGCTTCTTCACCAAGACCATCTCTGACAGCAG GAAGCTGACCTCCATTGCCTTCAATGACATGAACCCATTTCCCCGCCGCCTGCTGAGGAACCGCCGCGCACTGCACCTGGAGCGCCTGCAGGGGGAGCTGCGGGAGCTGGAGGAACAGCAGAAGGAGTTTGTGACGGAAAACGCCGAGCGGAAAGACAAGGAGCTGGAAATGGTGAGCGAAGACGATGATGAACCTTAA